The Drosophila biarmipes strain raj3 chromosome X, RU_DBia_V1.1, whole genome shotgun sequence genome includes the window CGCCGCAAACTTTTCCCTTTTCGTGCCCTTTGATGTGCCACAATAGTTGGCGAAATGAGGGGTCAAAGGGCGGTGGTGCGGCGGTGCTGATGATAAGCAACTTGTTACGATGACCATGATGATGAGCGAATTGAGAGGGCTTTTCTGCCCCGCCCGCCTGCGGTTTTATGCCCATTTCTATGAGCCATTCCCCCAGCTTCCATCCCACGAAGCAACCTTTTTTCACAGTTTTCGGGATCAGGGTCAGGGCTGTGAAATCGAATCATTTTGTAGgctttatatttaatttgcatgGTCTGGCCGGCGAACCACCGAAGGGTTCAAAGGGTGCCCAGTCCCCTTACCTTTTAATCTAACTTTCTGTGGCCAAAAGTTTCCTGCTGCATACTCTTGGCCAGTtgactaaattaaataaaggcTGTGTTTTTTCTGATATCTGGGCATGGAAAAGTATGACATGAATTTGGGAAATACTGCTGGGGAGTTGGGAAAAGCAGGCTTGATTGATGATGAAGTACTCAACTGGTCGCTAAGGCTTTCAGCTGGATTTCATGGCTTGAATGTTGCGGGAAAGGGTGTGCAGTAGAgttgtattaaatatattttactaaaaattaGTTGTAGATGTCCTTGAGTTTATACACATTTTAGGTGTTATATTTATGAAGTCTATTTTTCCAATCGTCCATTCAAAGCCGTTTGACTTATTTCCCCTTATATTTTCTGGATTTTTTCTAGAGTTTCCCCCCCCCTTCAGTTTCTCTTTGGTATTTCAATTTTTCCCGATTGTTTCAAACACTGCGACTTGGCACCACTTTCCACATTTTCCTTTGTCCGTGCTGCTGTTGCTTCATTAGTTTCATTGGATTCGCCACCGGGCAGTGCAAtgcagtggcagcagcaatAAGTTAAATTGTTGCTTCCCCCGATTTCgttatttcaaatttcatttccattcAGGAAACCGAAAGAAATCGAAGGAGAAATCCAGGCAGGCCGCCACAAGGACAtattgcagctgcagcagcagcaacaggagaTTAAGTGCTGGGAACCGCCATCCTTTTTCGGGCAGTGCATGCTTTTGAGCCCGCGAGGAAGCAGCGATTGAAGCGGCGCTGCTGCCGCAGAAAATGGCCGCagcgacaacagcaacatccacGAGTGCAGCGGCgatagcagcagcagcaacatgaatGAGACCTGcagcagatgcagcagcaacatcgcacGCCGGCGATGATGTGCATGGTGATGATGCTGAAGACGCTCAAGCgaatgacgatgatgatgtcGACGTTGTCGAGTTGCAGTTTCAAGAGCCACAACACAATGCCAAGTGCCAACAACAAGCCGAGCGAAGGGGGAAATTAAGTGCCAAAGGCAACCGCAGcaacacagcagcagcaacagcaacacagcagcaacagcgaaAAGATTTTTCGCCAGCCAAGCAGAATCAAAACTAAATTTACATAACAAAACAGGAGCAGCCAAAACAGAAGTGGGAAAGCCCTTCAAGAATCTCCGTTTCCCAGAAGCGTAGTCAATAGGGAGGCAGCCACATAGCCAGCTGCAACATGCCCGGCAGCAACATGTCGGCTCCGCTGTgcggcagggggcgtggcgccCTCTTGGTGGTGCTCCTGCTAGCCACCACCCTGAGCAGTGGTGGCTGGGCAGCGCCCACAACCGGTggtgcggcggcggcggtggtggggCATAAGCCAtcgcagcagcaccaccactcGCACCACTTGGAAATCGGGGTGCAGGGCCACACACCCACTTTGATGGAGGCCAGCACCAGCGGGGACGGCAGGCATGCACCACTGGCCACAACTAAGGCGCCACCACAGCCtagcaccaccagcaccagcacaaGCACCACTACCACAACCACCGAGATGCCAAGAGCCACTGATGAAATTCAGGTGGCCAAACCAGTGCCAACAGCTGAAGAAGGAGTATCTGCAATCAGCAGTACTGAAGGGAGAACCACTGAGGATAGAGCCACTGAGGGGAGCAGGACCTCTGAAGGAAGCAGCACCACTGAAGGAAGTAGCACCACTGAAAAATCCACGGTAACCAAAGAAACCCTAAGGAGATCCACTGAAGTTAGCAGCTCAGTAAGCAGCACATCCGAAAGTAGCACCACTGAGAGGAGCACCACTGAGAGGAGCACCACTGAGGGGAGCACCACTGGGAGGAGCACCACTGAAAGCAGCACCACTGAGAGCAGCACCACTGAAAGAAGCACCACCGAAGCCAGCCGCCTCAAAATTAGCAGCACCACTGAAAGACCTCCCTTGCTAAATGAGACAATCGCACCACCGGACAAAGTAGCATTGCAGGTGGTGCAGCTGCTGGCCTTGGAGCACACGGTGGCTCCACCCTTGGACAGTGGTCACGATGGCCTAAAGCTGACCAAAAagaagcagctgcagcagcagcactaccccaccagcaccaccaccatggaaacggaaacggaaaggagcagcaccaccaccactacCACTGGCCCCACCACTTCAAaggcaccaccacccactccccTGCTGCCCGTGCACAATGGCTACCTGGGACCGATCTTCATGGGCGAGAAGACCTTCAGTGTGGTGCATCCGCTGAAGAAACCCCAGCCAGCAAACCACCAGCATGTGGCTTCGATTGAGAACCAACTCCGAAATGGCCGGCTGGTGGAGATTCTGGCACCAACGGCTCTGCTGGAACAGACTGCCGAGACCAGCACCACCCACGCACCACCGGTGGGACCCGGAGCAGCCTCGGTGCTCTCCACCACCGTTTTCCAGGTGCCCGAGCTGCAGACCAGCACCACCCGTCTGCCGGCGAGCAATGCCATGGAGCGCACCGAATCCAAGATCTCGGACATCCAGATCGAGGTCTACGACTCCACGGTGGACTCCATAGTGGCCTCCACGAACTTCCGCGACAGCGAGGGCTTCTATGCGCCACCACAGAGCCCCGTCGAGATGGGCACCACCAGGCCGGCCCACGAGATGATCTCGCTGCCCCAGGAGCGCTTCACCCAGTACGTGATCGACCGCGCAGATGTGTCCACCCAACCGGCGTCGGGTGGTGCAGGTGGTGCGGCAGTGGGTAAGCCCGAGCCGGCGGCCATCGAGATCCACATCAATGTGTCCGAGGCCTTTGGCAGCGAGAGCGAGGACCTGGAGTTCTCCTACCGGCAGCCCTCGGTGGCGGCCGAAAAGCAGGGCAAGCCCGGCGACGAGATCCTGGTGGTGGAGATCATCGACAGTGGTGCGGACAACAGCAGCGCCGAGTCGGgtggctcctcctcctcctcctcgtcgagTGGCGAGCACATCAATCCGATCTTCACGTTCCGCAACTCGGATGCGGCGGCTGCACCACCGCCTCCCGTGCGCCCTCCCCAATCCATTCAGGACGCCGACGAGCTCTTTATGGCCGACCTCAAGGAGGGCGGTGGTGCAGTGCCTcgcccaccgccgccgccgccaccaccaccgccgcgAAAGCCCAGCATCGATCGCGACTCGGACACGATCTTCTACATCTCGAACACGGAGGTCAAGGTGGGGGAGTCGCTGCCCACGGTGGGCCCGGTGGGTGAGCAGCAGCGCAAGTTCCAGCTGGAGAACCAGTTCTTCCCCGCCAGCTACGTGatgcaggagcaggagcagaggCAGTCCCAGTCGCAGCAGGCCGACGAGGACATCATCCTGTCGCCACTGCACCACAATGCCGACGGCCTGAAGATCTTCCGCAGCTCGTCGTCGAGCAGTGGTGATGGAGCACCACCGCTGGACGTCACGTACGTGGGTGAGTCGGTCATCGAGGtggagcagcagccgcagagCTGGAGCAGCACGCCGgcaccacagcagcagcagcagcaggacatCATCATCCAGCCGGCTGTGCTGCCGGATCTGGCCATCGGAGTGCCCGTGATCGGGGAGCTGCCGCCGCAGATCGAGCTCAAGGAGATCGACTACATGCCCGGGGAgctgggcatgggcatgggccaGAACGGGATGGGCATCTACGAGAACGACATCCAGAGCAACAGCATCGACAGCGAGCCGGATGTGATCGAGAGCTCCATCCAGTACGGCGGCGATCTGATCGACGACGGAGCAGGTGGCGGCTTCGACGGCGTCGAGGGCTCCTATCCCTTCGAGAGTCCCGCCCACCGCCAGCAGCAGGTGGGTCATGGCCTGAGCCACCTGCCCCACCGCCAGACGGCCAACCACCTGCACCGCGAACAGCTCCCGGTGGCGGAGATGGTCAACGCCACGCTCCTCCAGAGATATGACGGGGGATCGggttcgggatcgggatctGCCTCGGCCATGGCTCCCTTGCTGGCCAGCGGAAGTGGCAGGACAGCTAATGCCACCGCCCTCTCGGAGGATCCTCTTGGGGATTACGATGGTGAGTTGATATCTCCAGTGCCCAGAAGAAACCTTCAATAAccttcttaaaattattttttctcttcAGGATTCTTCAATCTCTTTGCTGTTTCCATGGGTCTCATCATTGTCATCCTGCCCTCAGCCCTCCTGGTGTCCATGTACTGCGCTGTAAAGTAAGTGTTGTTAATATtatccatttttatatataataggGTAAATAAATCCATTTGGATAAAGAAGGAATTCTAGATATTACTGAAGGAGTTGTTAAAAACAAAgtgatttatatttattttaaaaaaatattttaataatattagaaatattaaacatatttaatgGGATCTTAGTATTTAATACCTAAAATCCTGGTTCTTTGGTACTTAGGTAAAAGTTAACTTCTGGAGAATTGTTTGTTTAGGAAAGGAGTTTTACATTTAGAGtataatattgaaatactAAAGCACATGTGGGTTTTAGTTCAGCCCTgtaaatatatcttatatatatCTTATAAAATTCTGACTAGcttaaaatcctttaaaaacaTTCTTGGTAGCTTATTTCAGATTCagatttaaattgaaataatgGACATTTTTAGCTACCCCCATAATAATGAGCTCCCCAccaagtaaataaatagaagCCTTTCAGCCCTCTTGAGTGGAAGCAGAAGCCATCGTCTGCTCAGTCGCAACCTTCAACCTCGGAAACCCCCTCCCCTGCGCCACTCAACAGCCATTCCGGGGGGCAACTGTACCCAGACAATGTGCTCCATGCTCCTTTATCCCGGGCTCCTTAGCCATTTGGCTGAGCTAATTGGTTACGCCTCGTGTGGCGCTTAATCAGCTTAGACGGCAGTGTCCcacacaaatcaaaaataattgcaaGAAATTGCTAGGAAGCAGCTGGAAGCAGCAGAAGGCTGAGCTGGGGCTAAGGCCACCTTAAAATAGAAAGACAGCCTGTGTGGGCTGAGTGGCAGGCCACCCTAATCCGATCCCGCCTAAACCTCAATTTCAAGGATTCCCCGGGCGGGAtgtgttgcctacttttcaGCGGCGACCCCCACGCATGGCAGGAGAATGCACTCAATCTAAAGCAATTTGCCGGGGCAACCACCTGACCCCCAGAGCCCCGGACCCCCGCCGACCCCGCAACCAACCGCCCCCACCGCTGCAGGCGAGGCGTGGCAAATCGCATTTATCAGCTTCATTCGTGGCGTTTTATTTCTCATTCGGATTGCCAGCGACAGACAGCAGAAATAGCAACAAAACATTGACAAATCTGTGACGGGAGGTGGTTCAGTGGCTCTGTGGCTCAGTGGCTCGGGGGGCGGTGGCTGCTGTGGGTGGGCTGGGGTGGAGTGGGTGGAAAATTGAGCGCAATGCCAGGGACGCACATCCTTTATCGCCCGCAGTCTGGCCCAAACATAAATCTTGGCCGCGCCACGAATTGGGTTGAAAGCTCTTGGCGAGGCTGCTGTTTCTCTAGATGcggatttatatatttatatacatacatacaaataTGTGGTACAcatacacagagagaaatggTGTCTTAGCTGCATATTTTTACATCACATCTGGAAAAACTCAAAGTAATATTCAATGTGCTTGAAGTTCTAAAGTTTTAATGATGTTAAGATATTAAAGTAATATTGccttgaattaaaaaaaattatacaatttataatGATGTTTTTAAGGTTCAAGACGTTGGCTTTTAGGAAGTATTTTCAAGAGCTTTCTTAGTATAAAAACTTAAGATTATGTGGAATTCTTTAGAGACTTGAAtagttataaaatttaatttaataatgccttttaaaaagcattttggcaaacaaatttttattttaaatgtcccttaaaacattttgaaagaattattttacatttcaaataaTCTAAAAGGATTACGCTATGATGTAAGATGATTTGAATAGTTTTATAAAACCTACTTCCCTTTTTATATGCATTATgcattcaaaaaattattttaaaaaaaaattaatttttttaataactcgGCAATCAAACTACTTCTCTCAAAATACCTAAAAAGGCCCGGAATAGTTAACCCCATTTTTGTCGGCTTGCTACATGATACTAGAAATTTCTCCCTGTGCACCCACACATATTCGCCGGGCACtaaatgccaaacaaaatgaaagcggGGAGTGGGCGCCTGGGAGTGACAGGTTGATGGCGAGCCCCGAGAAAACTGAGGGCGCAACAAATCAACGCGGCGGAATCGAGAATCGGCGAGGCCGGAAACGGAAGTCGCCGCACgcacccgcacacacacccCGGCACACAGATAGCACATCCGCATGCTCGTTCGCAGATGATGTAGATGCCAGGAGCTAACAAGGCAGCTGCTTTCTGGGAGTTTCCCGCTTTTCGGCAGCCGCAGGAAAAACGCATAAAGCGGCAAATGGCAACCGCAAACGCTGCCAGTTTGTTGctccaaaaaaaagaaaagaacaGGGAAAAGGTGCCGTGAAAAGCCAGCgtcaaaataaaaaggaaacacACAATTTATTTGCCTTATTCCCCGTCGCCGCGCAGGACATGGGGGCCGAGGGAGTGCGAATGGCTGTGCGTGTGCTGGTGTCTGGGAGGAAATTGCACAATAAACTCTTGAGACGAGAAATTAGTTGTGCGTGTGGCTCGTTTCGGCGGCTTGGCAACTCGAAATTTGTTGAGTGCTACAAAGGTCCCTTTTCCGCAGGAGCCGGGAGTCGGGGCAGCGACAATGGGATACTCCCGGGACCGAGCCGGGGCACTCACTCAAGGAACTTTCGCCCCAAAAAGTGCTAGTATTTATGGCGCTTTCAAAGCCAAGTTGAGGAATTTTCGGTGCCAGCACTCGGCCAGCCCTAGCAAACTTGCCACATCGTATTTTCCCTACTCCAAAAATCAAACCAAACagccatttttattaattttgagtGGGAAAGTGTCCCTTGTAATGCCTAGATTTTCCTAATCCTCGGTGATTGCAGGCCGCCGCAAAGTAGGCAGCAAAATATTAATTCCGGTCGCGGCATCATTAGAAATGCATTGGATTTTGAAACTCCGGCCTGTGCGGCGCCAAAAAGCTTAACAACTTTTGCGCCTCTGGCCCAAAGACACTGCCTCTCGCTCTCGCACTAACCCCGTCTCTCTCCCTCTTCTTTTTCCCTTTCAGATATGTGCTGGGCAAGAACTCAGGAGCGGGCACGGGTGGCGCCCCGGGCGACGACAGCGAACAGGGCCGGGACTCAAAGCACGAGGTGAGTTCATAGAGGGCACCCAACCCACCGATACACCCCCTCAAGGAACCAGCCACCCACCCATCCACCTCCCGTCCACCCTTCGCGTgatggaaattgaaatttaaacgCAAGTGCCATCAGAGAGTGTCTTCAACTGTTCGCCATAACCCCTGCCCCTATCCCCAGACCCACCCATCCAGCGCCCGTGGATGCACTCGTCTGCTGTACTTGCTCGGGAGCTCTCGAGAAAATTAAACAATGGCTGAAATTTCCGCGGGAAATTTTATTGCGTTCCAGCTGAAATTGAGAGCTGAAAGGGCAAAATTAAAGATGACGCCGCGGTTGCAGGAGAAAGGTTAATAAAGGGAATGCTTCAAGGTGGCTTAAACAAAGGGTTTCTTTacattgaaaatttaattaattaaaattaactttCATATACTTCAGTTTATCCAAGTTTTTTTTATGGCTACCAATGTTTGGTTCTGATTTTTTATCATTTCAGCACTCTTAAGATGTTCCAAATTGGAGGGCTTTCAAACACTGTCGTATCATATTGtcattcatattttccaaatttaagCGTTTTCAAACACTGTCTcattatttagaaaatatgaACGAGAacgtaaaaaataatatatatatatgtagatCTATTGTAGATCTGATTGTTCAAAATTTTATGTTATTGTTCAAATTTATAACCTTAATGAGTCTGGTTCctaagataaatatttaaaaaaattaaaataagtattttaattccCACTACTATTTGTAGTGGCAAATTAAGAAACTTTTTGATAAACTTTTAGCTACTTAGCCTAAACGAAAATTAAGACTACTGAGcaccttgttttttttatggagcttgttttaaaatatatatatatttaataacaaaggGTAAAACAATACGAAAATAACTTCAAACATTTTAGACCTCTCAAGAGGGAGTTGCACCTAAAGGTTAGGGTTCAAGTTTAAATGGAGCTTGAGTTGA containing:
- the LOC108025793 gene encoding uncharacterized protein LOC108025793; protein product: MPGSNMSAPLCGRGRGALLVVLLLATTLSSGGWAAPTTGGAAAAVVGHKPSQQHHHSHHLEIGVQGHTPTLMEASTSGDGRHAPLATTKAPPQPSTTSTSTSTTTTTTEMPRATDEIQVAKPVPTAEEGVSAISSTEGRTTEDRATEGSRTSEGSSTTEGSSTTEKSTVTKETLRRSTEVSSSVSSTSESSTTERSTTERSTTEGSTTGRSTTESSTTESSTTERSTTEASRLKISSTTERPPLLNETIAPPDKVALQVVQLLALEHTVAPPLDSGHDGLKLTKKKQLQQQHYPTSTTTMETETERSSTTTTTTGPTTSKAPPPTPLLPVHNGYLGPIFMGEKTFSVVHPLKKPQPANHQHVASIENQLRNGRLVEILAPTALLEQTAETSTTHAPPVGPGAASVLSTTVFQVPELQTSTTRLPASNAMERTESKISDIQIEVYDSTVDSIVASTNFRDSEGFYAPPQSPVEMGTTRPAHEMISLPQERFTQYVIDRADVSTQPASGGAGGAAVGKPEPAAIEIHINVSEAFGSESEDLEFSYRQPSVAAEKQGKPGDEILVVEIIDSGADNSSAESGGSSSSSSSSGEHINPIFTFRNSDAAAAPPPPVRPPQSIQDADELFMADLKEGGGAVPRPPPPPPPPPPRKPSIDRDSDTIFYISNTEVKVGESLPTVGPVGEQQRKFQLENQFFPASYVMQEQEQRQSQSQQADEDIILSPLHHNADGLKIFRSSSSSSGDGAPPLDVTYVGESVIEVEQQPQSWSSTPAPQQQQQQDIIIQPAVLPDLAIGVPVIGELPPQIELKEIDYMPGELGMGMGQNGMGIYENDIQSNSIDSEPDVIESSIQYGGDLIDDGAGGGFDGVEGSYPFESPAHRQQQVGHGLSHLPHRQTANHLHREQLPVAEMVNATLLQRYDGGSGSGSGSASAMAPLLASGSGRTANATALSEDPLGDYDGFFNLFAVSMGLIIVILPSALLVSMYCAVKYVLGKNSGAGTGGAPGDDSEQGRDSKHEDISRNARETKMHTDKDGVFVVEVARGIDAKQLAGDHPGVTLDATELPFDNKLSPNGGHLLDKALPPSHEQVQIHAPPQDFASATAGQTAAPLHLIEEAEEHGAEDLAQQEVEGQTNLARTGLSQSDLSSTSSSDSNKRYSYGNQELYVIEQPGYATSSPTAKPILISPNQNENQNPGQERELKSQMSISPEQTEIESSQGSKKSEEEVLPEKVIETVPEKEKDTAPEREVEIAPKEEAPASPEKSAVPEKVTEVEPQVVVPLKEEELPSRKDEVPPREEEVPPKEEGVPAKVEEVPPKEEQVPPKEEEVPPKEEVPPPTVEVSPPQEDPVQIDLEDKPENPVEEQPESKPEHIETHSEPEEEMAVATESQPEETEPEAESNYDSLMSLPAPPSTEELGDYSLIESNQLDSLPPPPPPLLEAPSTPPASERPLISNGNGGMAKGATTTVGGAAEEPATLTPPASPPATPPPSQTSTQYGSNGLTNGIHALAVVDVNGS